In the genome of Caenorhabditis elegans chromosome IV, the window aaaattttcgcggCATATTTAATTTTACTCACTCTAACTtcttaaaaaacttacatgcTGAATTAAAATAGTGTAAAATGTTGTCTGAAATgttgccaaaacttttcttgatttcaaaatacatATCAAAATAGGAATATAGGCAGGGATTACTGTAATGCAAAGAAAATAGTAAACTAAATTATTCCAATAATAATTTGCATTTGATGTACTTATTTTTCCAATCTCATAAGAggcattctgaaatttttggtttggtttgttaaaaatataattgttaacattaacagaaaaaaaaacagtcggCAAAAGTCTAAATGAAATAAACATCGGCCTATacaattaattatttcaaaactaacacagattgtcaaaaaaactcgacaatttacttattttcagaataaatgcttgaattgaaattaataattttgcaaagaaCGTGCTGTGAACATGACAAAAAACAAGTTAAACTGGTTATGTGCATTTCAGATAATTGTATTCACAAAGAAATATCGAAAACACAGACGGTGTCATTATGTAAAATAGTTCCttggaaaaagtttgttttggGCAGTTGATAATACAaatgagttttctgaaaactcatGGTTTAGTTTTTAACTaaactttgacatttttcatagAGTAAAggttatttttctgaaactatttACTGGACATCCAGATAACGTATTCAAACGGAGAACCGCAAGTagtgtttcatttttataaattccaaGAAAAGATAAATTTCATTTGTTATGTCACAGTAAACTTACTgattttgtttctaaaaatcatACGCCTGACATTTCTATACACGTCATTATTAAATATGAGAATTGTGAATGGCCCAATGAAGGATAAAGTTCCGTATGCTGTTGGGAAGTTTCTTCTAACTGCAACAACGAATACCATCTgcaaaataagaaattaataaatacaCATGTTACCCAATACAGCTTACATCTCTAATTGTACCCGCAGAGCACAAAGAGGTtataaaaattagcaaaaaataaatcatcattactaattttgccaaaaacgaCAGTAAAACTTGAAATGCTAATCGAACTTCTCGCTGAATGGATCTGAACTTAAACTTAAAATAGAATTCTCAAAACTGTAAAAAGACATACACTGACGCTGTTTGACTTTTTGACcgtacaatttttaaaataaatccGTAGCATATCAGACAGATTAAACAAGAAAATAGAACGTAGAAGAATGCGGTTCTAGATGATCCCTGAAAAgatttaattagaaaaaaaccacgagaaaaaaaatataatcacCTCGATAACATCTGGATCCGTAACATACTTCATTTGCTCTGGGGAATCATACGTAATATCCATATGCGAATAAAATATTACGCAGAAAATAACTGGAGGAAACCAATAAATTAACACAACTTTCCACGGTTTCAATGACTGCATAAactgaaatagtttttgattgatGCAATGTAACCGTGTATATTACATACCAAAGTGCTTCTATCAGTTGGTCTTCCAATTATAAAATATCGTTGAA includes:
- the srv-21 gene encoding G-protein coupled receptors family 1 profile domain-containing protein (Partially confirmed by transcript evidence) → MSSNETEVIEQNNSLIGKFYWNYLIYYFLCIAILPVYILIVACILKSRKHSAMFQTTFYTILIQHCIADILALPFYATLRLSYTLWPHVFYDLKDFGIAAISFNGMYWFIIIRCYGITLMTVQRYFIIGRPTDRSTLFMQSLKPWKVVLIYWFPPVIFCVIFYSHMDITYDSPEQMKYVTDPDVIEGSSRTAFFYVLFSCLICLICYGFILKIVRSKSQTASVSIQREVRLAFQVLLSFLAKLVMMIYFLLIFITSLCSAGTIRDMVFVVAVRRNFPTAYGTLSFIGPFTILIFNNDVYRNVRRMIFRNKISKFTVT